tttttaactctgcattgttgggaatgggCTCGTCATAAAGCCTCTCACAGTTGtttctgtgtatgtgaccaatacgattAGATTTATCTGAACAAATGAATGCTCTCGTTGTTTATAATGAGGAATTTATTTAAATAATTTGGTTTTCCTTGAAGATTTGAATGGGCTGAGAAAGCCTTTCGTGATGGATCTAGACAATCTGGTGAAAAGGGAGGGTTTGCGACTCTTCTCTTCAAGTGGGAAGGACGATGCGATATCATAAATTCCCTCTGGAGAAAAGGAGCCATGAGATGTTGTCATCGTCTCTGCAACGAAAGACCATCCAGCATGCCATCAATTTACATTTTTACTCATTTATCAGACACTCTTATCTAGAGAGACTTACAAggagcaattaggattaagtgccttgctcaagagcacattgacagattttgcCTCGTGAACTCAGGGATTCTGAACCAGCAACctatcggttactggcccaacctcttaacccactaggctaccacccagcccacagtacagtatgtcatagGTAACAACTCAGAGGAGTACAATGTCTTTCCAAatgaattagtggaatggtaaaGGGATAATGTCTCAGTCTTGACTGAGCAGCAGCCTAAACAGCAGCAGGGCTTACCTGTAAAGTACACAGTAGGGgaaatgttctgaggctggtactCCAGAGACTCTTGAGGACAGAGGTTCTTACTAACTTTCTTGGAACCCTGGTTGGTGGGAAAAGGCACATTAAAACAAACTGAAATTTTTTCGATATCTTAAAGTACAGCATATCAATTGCAAAGAAGCAGTGCAATGCCATGACACAAATAATCATATATCTCACAAAAGGTCAACAGCAGTGTTATTCATGAAAGATGTATGTGGACTATACCTTTGTGTTAAAGGTGAGGACCTGCTCTCCAGTACTGCTGATGGTATCCCTTTCCAAATCAAACACGCCTTCTACAATGTCACTGGTGGCCACGCTGGTAGCGGACTCAAAATAACATTTAGCAGTGGCTTTGGTGATCATTTGAAGAATGACCATGCAAGTAGAAGTCTTTGGATCGTTCTGGACTGAAACATCAAAGTTTATGTTTTCATACTCATCTGACCACTGTCTCAGGAAGCACTTCACTGTCTCTTCAGCAAATATCTGGAGAAGCTGAGAGGAGAGCTCCTTGGATATGGCACATTGTTCCTTTCCCCATTTCAGCCTTGAAAGAATGGAGTCTGAAGCACTTTTGGCTGCTTCCAATGTTAAGACCTGTGGAGTGCTGTGGCTGTCCTGAAGGGCTATCACTTTATCCACCAATTCATGACTGAAAATGTGGATGGTCCAAGTGGAAATGATTTTTCTCAATTTCCTAACAGCAGATCGGAGGTCGTCAAGATGAGAAGCACCCTGTCCATCTTCCTGTGTGTTCTCAACACTTTCCACCATAATGTCCACTACCACCCCAGCAGCTTGCCTGACTTTGTCCACAAAGGTTACAGGAAGTAAGTCCTCTGTGTGAAAGAAGTCCTCAATGATTGTGTTTCTAACAATGGGAAAGTCAATCTGAGCAGGAAACTCAGTGGGGATGGGAGTCCCGGGTAAGGCAAAGTGCCATTTCGACTGCCTTAATTTTGAAGTAGGTGTTACAGAGATGGAGGAGCGTGAAGAAGAGGTATTTCTTGTATTTTGGCTGTCAGCACTCCTACAACGGATCGTGTCAATATCCTCCAGCATGGATCCCGAGAGCTCAGTGGTTTTAGATAGTAATTTGTGCGGAATGTCCACACAGGCATCGTTTCCACCAGGTGTAACACTGCTCTGGTTGACCTCAAGATGGCCGAGACTTGCTCTTTGTGATGCAGGACTGCTTTGATATGTAAAGATTTGGATTGAACCAAGTGTTGTGTCTGATCTTTGAAGATCTTTTCTGAGAAACTCCGTAATCTTACTTTGCAGACTGTAGTAGATGTTACGAGCAACAGACCGGATCCTTTTCTCAGAAACCTGTCCAGTGGTGAGCAGGGAGGTTCCAGATACCATGTCAGATGATTGGGTGGTCTGGGGAGCTCCTGCTGGTCTTTCACCATGGTTTGTATAATATCAGTAGATGTGGTGGATGTAGATACAGACTGGAGGTACTTATCTGTTGTACCTTCCTCCACAATGTTATATGATCTAGAGATGACCTCACTCACTCCTTTCTCAGCTTTGGTTTGGAACTCATGACTAGAGAGTTTTTGGAGGCTCTTTGTTGAAAGACTGTGGGAAGATGCAATGCCTTTGGAGGCAGCTGTGCTGCAATCTAGACTTACTGGAGAGGTTCGCTCAGGAGAACCTTGGAGACGTTCAAACATGTCTTCACATGGTGTTGGGGACCTTGACAAGGAGATGTCCTTCAGCTGAGACAGAACACCACCTACCAACATGTTGACCTCAAGGGACATATCAGATATTTTCTTTCCTACTGTGGAGAAGCAAGGTGCATTTGATGCCTGATCCTCGCATGAGGTCAAGATTGTTGAAATGACCTCTTTGGTACTATTGGTCAGTAGACCCTCGTCTGTTTCAGTCCAGAGAAGTTTTGAACTCTCGCTGACACCCCTGTGTAGAGCCACTTCAAGGTTCAAACTGGGCAAGTGAGGCACACTCTTACTAGCTTGCCTCAAGTCCTGGCTTGCCAAACAAATGTGCTCCTTAGTCCCAAGAtgtccagagtcctctgtgggtGTATGACTAGACATTCTGCTCAGCATGTCTGACCTCCGCTGGTGAATGATGAAGTCCTTTAATGTCTTCTTAATATTGTTATATAAACTAGTGGTAGCAGACCAGATCCTGCTCTGTAGCTTTTGTGCATTTTCCTGGAGGTCAGGTTCTCTTTCCTCTACTTCTGCAGGTTGCGCCGAGCTCTGCAGGTCTTCCACAAATGTTTCAATGATGCCAAAGGCAGCAGAATCCGCACAAATATCCTTTGACCATGTGTACTGGTTTTGAATGGAACAAGACCTGGATGCTACAGAATAAGCAGGCTGTGCACTAGTTAAGCTACTGGTGGACTTTTTAACTAGGAACTCACTCACTGCTTGAGTGGCATTTCTCTTAAATTCCTCACTTGAGAGTTTTCTAATACAATCTAACAGACTGGTCAAAGAAGCTGTGGCCTTACTTCTGCTGTCCTCAATTTGACAGGGGAACTCACATACTATTGGTGATGAGGACCTGGAATGGGAGATATCCCCAAGCTGAGCCAGAACACCCTCTACAAATTTCTCTCTCTCAAAAGAGAAGCCTGATCCTTTTTCTCCAACAGTGTACAGGGGGTCCTCCTTTGACATCTCAGTGTTGTACAAGACCAGAAGCTCTGAGATGACTTCTTTGGTGCAAGTTGTCAGAAGGAGCTTGCTTTCTTCTGACTCAGTTTTTGCCCAAAGAAGTTTTGAGCTCTCACTTAGGCCTCTTTGTAAAGTAACTGCACCAGTGGACTCTGGCAACTGAGGCTCACTCTTACTGGGCCTATATTTCATGTTTAAGCAAGGAAGTGGAACTGTCTCCTTAAACTCAGCATTTGTGATGTTATCATCAGATGTGACCATGCTCTTTAAGGCACATCGCTGAAGCTTGCCGAAATAATCTTTCAAGTTATTTTGGATGCTGTGGTAAATGTGAACAGCAGCAGACCAGGCACTCTTCTGTTGGGGACTCTCTTCAGATTCAGCCAATGACTTCATATCTGACACGAAAGTCTTAACAACTACTGACGCTGCTGAGCCCACTGGGTGAATTGACTCTGTCTTTACAATGCCAGACAATGTTTGACCTGATACAGCACCTGTTAACTCAGACTGAACGACTGAACTAGGAAAGCTCAAACTACTGACTTTTTTGTCAAGAACTCCACTCACTGCTTGTATTGCTGATGTTTGAAACTCCCGGCTGGAGAGTTTTTGGATGCTCTTAGATGTGAGCGTGCAGGAGGAACCAGATTCACTAATATTGTAGCTGCTCTCGTATTTCCTTATCAGGGCATCAAGATCCTCAATGAAGCCAACATGCGATGCCAAAAATGTGATCTTGTCCTTCAGATCTTCCAGCAAATTCTGTTCGTTCTCGTCAACAAAAGCCACCATTGTGTCAGAGATGGTGGTCATGACTTGCCCTGTTAGACTCTTGCTCTCTTGGTCAACTTTTTCAAGTTTAGCAGCCAGCTCTCTCACCATGCTCTCAGTCACCTTGGTCTGTGAGTCTCCCCTTACCGGTGTCACTAGAGAGGTTTGGCTAGCGGAGGCACTCTTAACGACCACTGATAAGGCCGACTTGACATCTTTAGCCAACTCTGCCATTACAGCAGGGGTTAGCATCATAGAGCCTGCACTTCCAGATGGAGAATTGGACATGCATGCAAGTTTGGAGAGAGAACCTTGCAGGCTGTCCTGCACACAGGTGACGAGGGTGTCCTCTGAGACACCTAAGAGGACTTGTAGCGTCTCAGAGTTGGTTGTTTTCTTCTGCACatcagacagagaggttagagtcctTGGGAAAAAACAACAGAAATCATCAAAGTCAAACAAATAATATGTTAGGCTGTGATGCAcattcagtgtgtcaaatacaTCTGCACCATTGAAAACAATGAGGAAAACGCTGCTGTTTCTCTGAGAAAAACCTTAGTGTGATGTCAGCCTAACTGCTTAATTTCTAAAgcccaataaaatgtattttgtataaGTCATTTGTATTAAAACTGGCCTGTAGATATCCATCTATCCTGGCAATATCTATCCTCTACAAAAATCCAAATTGCTATAAACTTCAAATACTGTAACTTCTAATAACTTCAAGGACAATCATAAATACAAGGCAGTTTGAAGAAATGTTAAAGGGAAATTTCTAAATgtttcaacttcatattcatcatctccagcaccaccccaacatcagcATATGTGAAAAACgggcatttctatgttttgtagtaaaaaagaaagaggaagataagtgttttctatgacatcatcaaccaattagtaggcaattttatttatttatttgacatttAACCATTTAGGCAGCTTgaccaagttctcatttacaaattGGTGAGGCCATGACATAAAGCCTACAATACATCGAAATCTTACAAAGGGGGGTAAAACAaacataaaatacagtataaacaggtgGGGTCTGTATACAATGTGCACACATGGTGTAAATGATGTCATTGGAAGAATGCCTGATGCCTACTCTGGTTAAAATCACATGATGCACACTGATGATGTCATTAGAATCTGGAGCTGAGCATTTAACCaacatttttgttatttttcggtttttaaacaactaattaaCCGATTTGTCGGCGTCGgctcaattatttgaattccatatagttcattttttcttcttctgtgagCTCGATGCTCAGTTTctgtagagataaatcagatcaagcaCGAACTAtgcaatgtagtagggagttgtagtttccaacaggccaatattctacatagtttagcacAGAAAATATGGCAATTAATTCCCATAATCCATTGCACGCCCACTTGCTTGTCCACTCTGTGTGGAGCAGATACGGAAACCTCATTGACTGAGACGGAGAGACGAGAGAATGCATGAGAGAGATAAAAAGCAGTTGCGTTGCGAGGATTCTCTACCTggaaatacatgatctaagtgattgacagTTGGTGTTCAGCGGTCATAAAAGTAGGTCTTATTTACTtagaagaactactaaaatagtgattttgtcataCAGGATaagcagcagctctatagagataaggtggaatgaaataataaagtcatcaaataaataTTTTATATGAGAAAGTAAATGATGGTTGATAAGTCATaaacagtaatggacagtcactaccatcatgggacttttattcattgttttattatgtgttgttacagcattcaacacaCAATCCATAGTGCATTCAATGTCTAAAAAAAGTAGTGATATCCAAAACCGTgattatttttaaaatatttgaatCGAAACCAAACCAACCTCTAAAAGCACTAATTTCTCAGCACTATTGGAAACAGTTACGTCCCTCTATATTTTTTTACTACAAAGCATGGAAATGTGTAATTTTCACATATGGTGATGCTGGAGATGAATATGAAGTTGCTAAATTTCCCTTTAAGAACATACCTCATGGCCCCCTTGGGCAGGTAGCTTCCACTGCCCTTAGTCAGGTAAATCTCCTTGAACTTAAGTTGTTGTGATTCctgctcttcttcctcttcctgctcCATACAGTTGGAGGAAGGGTAGGGAGTTGGGATGCGAAAGCTATTGTAAGACTTTCGACTGCCTGGCCTCTTAGGTACACCAGCCTCAGTAAATCTCACGCGGGACTTGGTGTTCGTCTTATCATCTAACAGACTGGTGAGTGACGCTGTGAGAGATCTCTGTGacaatggagaggaggcagtatcTTGGATGCCCAGTAGTTCGTAAAGACCTGGGATGATGATCTGCATCAGCTTGTCCGATAAAAACTGGACAATCCTCAGACACAATCCGGCAAGCTGTTGTTTTGTCAGCTGTATTCCAGAAACAGAAGAAGTGTTTTAAAATGTTGCATAGTGCGTCTTTCAAAAGCTTATGAACAAGGTTAAACATTAGGCAGAGTTTTCATGGTAATCTAATTAAATTGTCAGTAACATGATCTTACCGGGTCAAACATGCCCTCACGGATCCCCCTCCATTGCCTGAAAACAATATGGTTATAAATGTTGTCATATCAAGATGCGTGGCAGAATagtttttatttaattatttgcCTGATCGTGAAGTTATACTTGCTTTGTGTCAGTTGTTTTGGCAAAATTGCAATGGGACAACTTTTCTAGCAATGAACATTTTTTTCCGATTGATCAGTTTCTAATTTGATCCTATTTCCTTGAAGGTGTGATAGTACCAAAGAAAACAGAACATACTTCTCAGTTAGGTTTTGAAGGAAGTCCATAAGTGTCAGATGTTCTACATTGTTGAGCTTCCCCTCTTCTGTGGTTTCCATCACTGAGGTTGCTCTGCTCCTGGTAGAATTGCTCTGCTGCTGGTAGAAATGTAATTATATTGCAAATAATCAAACTTAATATACAAGAAATATCATACTTAAATAATTATTAACTGTTAGCGTGGAGGAGCATTGGCAACGGTGGGCCAATTAAACAACTGCAACACAACAGAGATGGTTGTGGTACGTCAACATTGCCAATGATAGCATCACTATAACATTTCATTGGATTAATGTTGTAATATGAAATGACAAGGTCAACTTACCATCTCATTAACAGCTTCAGAGGTCAGGTGGTCATccaccacacagacaggcaggtcTAGAGACTGGGACAAGGCTCTATGGTCATAACCAGGAGAGAATGGAAACATCAGAGCAGTCCCAATGGCAGAATCTAACCACTGTATTCATGTCAAAGACTCACTCATTTGCTTTGTCAAACCTACCCCTTAGAATGACTTCGATATTAACACGGAATATATTTTGTTATTAAGAGATCTCTCAATAATAATTCTCACAATAGCATATTGGTAGTAGTCAGTGACATATTAAAGCTAATCAGGGCTGGGTGtcgttaaaaccctggatggggtTCAAACCCGGGCtgaggtgctgcccagcctattgTTTTTTTCTGAAAGTGTATATAATGTTGAAAATCTGACATggtttcaaaggtacaaattcaacctattttatacaaggtttggCTATGCTGAATTTAGTTTACAATGATGACATCATccactacccccccccccccacacacacacacacacactatattttAACCAATATATTTGCAGCCCACCAGCCCTAAAGCATGAACATGTTTTTTGCTAGAAAATGTGGATTAAGAGAAGCAAAATTATCATTTTCGCTAGTTTCATCTAAATAGAAGGGCAACATGACATTGACAAAC
This region of Oncorhynchus keta strain PuntledgeMale-10-30-2019 unplaced genomic scaffold, Oket_V2 Un_contig_20403_pilon_pilon, whole genome shotgun sequence genomic DNA includes:
- the LOC127920725 gene encoding uncharacterized protein LOC127920725 isoform X1, with translation MFPFSPGYDHRALSQSLDLPVCVVDDHLTSEAVNEMQQSNSTRSRATSVMETTEEGKLNNVEHLTLMDFLQNLTEKQWRGIREGMFDPLTKQQLAGLCLRIVQFLSDKLMQIIIPGLYELLGIQDTASSPLSQRSLTASLTSLLDDKTNTKSRVRFTEAGVPKRPGSRKSYNSFRIPTPYPSSNCMEQEEEEEQESQQLKFKEIYLTKGSGSYLPKGAMRTLTSLSDVQKKTTNSETLQVLLGVSEDTLVTCVQDSLQGSLSKLACMSNSPSGSAGSMMLTPAVMAELAKDVKSALSVVVKSASASQTSLVTPVRGDSQTKVTESMVRELAAKLEKVDQESKSLTGQVMTTISDTMVAFVDENEQNLLEDLKDKITFLASHVGFIEDLDALIRKYESSYNISESGSSCTLTSKSIQKLSSREFQTSAIQAVSGVLDKKVSSLSFPSSVVQSELTGAVSGQTLSGIVKTESIHPVGSAASVVVKTFVSDMKSLAESEESPQQKSAWSAAVHIYHSIQNNLKDYFGKLQRCALKSMVTSDDNITNAEFKETVPLPCLNMKYRPSKSEPQLPESTGAVTLQRGLSESSKLLWAKTESEESKLLLTTCTKEVISELLVLYNTEMSKEDPLYTVGEKGSGFSFEREKFVEGVLAQLGDISHSRSSSPIVCEFPCQIEDSRSKATASLTSLLDCIRKLSSEEFKRNATQAVSEFLVKKSTSSLTSAQPAYSVASRSCSIQNQYTWSKDICADSAAFGIIETFVEDLQSSAQPAEVEEREPDLQENAQKLQSRIWSATTSLYNNIKKTLKDFIIHQRRSDMLSRMSSHTPTEDSGHLGTKEHICLASQDLRQASKSVPHLPSLNLEVALHRGVSESSKLLWTETDEGLLTNSTKEVISTILTSCEDQASNAPCFSTVGKKISDMSLEVNMLVGGVLSQLKDISLSRSPTPCEDMFERLQGSPERTSPVSLDCSTAASKGIASSHSLSTKSLQKLSSHEFQTKAEKGVSEVISRSYNIVEEGTTDKYLQSVSTSTTSTDIIQTMVKDQQELPRPPNHLTWYLEPPCSPLDRFLRKGSGLLLVTSTTVCKVRLRSFSEKIFKDQTQHLVQSKSLHIKAVLHHKEQVSAILRSTRAVLHLVETMPVWTFRTNYYLKPLSSRDPCWRILTRSVVGVLTAKIQEIPLLHAPPSL
- the LOC127920725 gene encoding uncharacterized protein LOC127920725 isoform X2, with product MFPFSPGYDHRALSQSLDLPVCVVDDHLTSEAVNEMQSNSTRSRATSVMETTEEGKLNNVEHLTLMDFLQNLTEKQWRGIREGMFDPLTKQQLAGLCLRIVQFLSDKLMQIIIPGLYELLGIQDTASSPLSQRSLTASLTSLLDDKTNTKSRVRFTEAGVPKRPGSRKSYNSFRIPTPYPSSNCMEQEEEEEQESQQLKFKEIYLTKGSGSYLPKGAMRTLTSLSDVQKKTTNSETLQVLLGVSEDTLVTCVQDSLQGSLSKLACMSNSPSGSAGSMMLTPAVMAELAKDVKSALSVVVKSASASQTSLVTPVRGDSQTKVTESMVRELAAKLEKVDQESKSLTGQVMTTISDTMVAFVDENEQNLLEDLKDKITFLASHVGFIEDLDALIRKYESSYNISESGSSCTLTSKSIQKLSSREFQTSAIQAVSGVLDKKVSSLSFPSSVVQSELTGAVSGQTLSGIVKTESIHPVGSAASVVVKTFVSDMKSLAESEESPQQKSAWSAAVHIYHSIQNNLKDYFGKLQRCALKSMVTSDDNITNAEFKETVPLPCLNMKYRPSKSEPQLPESTGAVTLQRGLSESSKLLWAKTESEESKLLLTTCTKEVISELLVLYNTEMSKEDPLYTVGEKGSGFSFEREKFVEGVLAQLGDISHSRSSSPIVCEFPCQIEDSRSKATASLTSLLDCIRKLSSEEFKRNATQAVSEFLVKKSTSSLTSAQPAYSVASRSCSIQNQYTWSKDICADSAAFGIIETFVEDLQSSAQPAEVEEREPDLQENAQKLQSRIWSATTSLYNNIKKTLKDFIIHQRRSDMLSRMSSHTPTEDSGHLGTKEHICLASQDLRQASKSVPHLPSLNLEVALHRGVSESSKLLWTETDEGLLTNSTKEVISTILTSCEDQASNAPCFSTVGKKISDMSLEVNMLVGGVLSQLKDISLSRSPTPCEDMFERLQGSPERTSPVSLDCSTAASKGIASSHSLSTKSLQKLSSHEFQTKAEKGVSEVISRSYNIVEEGTTDKYLQSVSTSTTSTDIIQTMVKDQQELPRPPNHLTWYLEPPCSPLDRFLRKGSGLLLVTSTTVCKVRLRSFSEKIFKDQTQHLVQSKSLHIKAVLHHKEQVSAILRSTRAVLHLVETMPVWTFRTNYYLKPLSSRDPCWRILTRSVVGVLTAKIQEIPLLHAPPSL
- the LOC127920725 gene encoding uncharacterized protein LOC127920725 isoform X3 encodes the protein MLNVRALSQSLDLPVCVVDDHLTSEAVNEMQQSNSTRSRATSVMETTEEGKLNNVEHLTLMDFLQNLTEKQWRGIREGMFDPLTKQQLAGLCLRIVQFLSDKLMQIIIPGLYELLGIQDTASSPLSQRSLTASLTSLLDDKTNTKSRVRFTEAGVPKRPGSRKSYNSFRIPTPYPSSNCMEQEEEEEQESQQLKFKEIYLTKGSGSYLPKGAMRTLTSLSDVQKKTTNSETLQVLLGVSEDTLVTCVQDSLQGSLSKLACMSNSPSGSAGSMMLTPAVMAELAKDVKSALSVVVKSASASQTSLVTPVRGDSQTKVTESMVRELAAKLEKVDQESKSLTGQVMTTISDTMVAFVDENEQNLLEDLKDKITFLASHVGFIEDLDALIRKYESSYNISESGSSCTLTSKSIQKLSSREFQTSAIQAVSGVLDKKVSSLSFPSSVVQSELTGAVSGQTLSGIVKTESIHPVGSAASVVVKTFVSDMKSLAESEESPQQKSAWSAAVHIYHSIQNNLKDYFGKLQRCALKSMVTSDDNITNAEFKETVPLPCLNMKYRPSKSEPQLPESTGAVTLQRGLSESSKLLWAKTESEESKLLLTTCTKEVISELLVLYNTEMSKEDPLYTVGEKGSGFSFEREKFVEGVLAQLGDISHSRSSSPIVCEFPCQIEDSRSKATASLTSLLDCIRKLSSEEFKRNATQAVSEFLVKKSTSSLTSAQPAYSVASRSCSIQNQYTWSKDICADSAAFGIIETFVEDLQSSAQPAEVEEREPDLQENAQKLQSRIWSATTSLYNNIKKTLKDFIIHQRRSDMLSRMSSHTPTEDSGHLGTKEHICLASQDLRQASKSVPHLPSLNLEVALHRGVSESSKLLWTETDEGLLTNSTKEVISTILTSCEDQASNAPCFSTVGKKISDMSLEVNMLVGGVLSQLKDISLSRSPTPCEDMFERLQGSPERTSPVSLDCSTAASKGIASSHSLSTKSLQKLSSHEFQTKAEKGVSEVISRSYNIVEEGTTDKYLQSVSTSTTSTDIIQTMVKDQQELPRPPNHLTWYLEPPCSPLDRFLRKGSGLLLVTSTTVCKVRLRSFSEKIFKDQTQHLVQSKSLHIKAVLHHKEQVSAILRSTRAVLHLVETMPVWTFRTNYYLKPLSSRDPCWRILTRSVVGVLTAKIQEIPLLHAPPSL
- the LOC127920725 gene encoding uncharacterized protein LOC127920725 isoform X4, which codes for MLNVRALSQSLDLPVCVVDDHLTSEAVNEMQSNSTRSRATSVMETTEEGKLNNVEHLTLMDFLQNLTEKQWRGIREGMFDPLTKQQLAGLCLRIVQFLSDKLMQIIIPGLYELLGIQDTASSPLSQRSLTASLTSLLDDKTNTKSRVRFTEAGVPKRPGSRKSYNSFRIPTPYPSSNCMEQEEEEEQESQQLKFKEIYLTKGSGSYLPKGAMRTLTSLSDVQKKTTNSETLQVLLGVSEDTLVTCVQDSLQGSLSKLACMSNSPSGSAGSMMLTPAVMAELAKDVKSALSVVVKSASASQTSLVTPVRGDSQTKVTESMVRELAAKLEKVDQESKSLTGQVMTTISDTMVAFVDENEQNLLEDLKDKITFLASHVGFIEDLDALIRKYESSYNISESGSSCTLTSKSIQKLSSREFQTSAIQAVSGVLDKKVSSLSFPSSVVQSELTGAVSGQTLSGIVKTESIHPVGSAASVVVKTFVSDMKSLAESEESPQQKSAWSAAVHIYHSIQNNLKDYFGKLQRCALKSMVTSDDNITNAEFKETVPLPCLNMKYRPSKSEPQLPESTGAVTLQRGLSESSKLLWAKTESEESKLLLTTCTKEVISELLVLYNTEMSKEDPLYTVGEKGSGFSFEREKFVEGVLAQLGDISHSRSSSPIVCEFPCQIEDSRSKATASLTSLLDCIRKLSSEEFKRNATQAVSEFLVKKSTSSLTSAQPAYSVASRSCSIQNQYTWSKDICADSAAFGIIETFVEDLQSSAQPAEVEEREPDLQENAQKLQSRIWSATTSLYNNIKKTLKDFIIHQRRSDMLSRMSSHTPTEDSGHLGTKEHICLASQDLRQASKSVPHLPSLNLEVALHRGVSESSKLLWTETDEGLLTNSTKEVISTILTSCEDQASNAPCFSTVGKKISDMSLEVNMLVGGVLSQLKDISLSRSPTPCEDMFERLQGSPERTSPVSLDCSTAASKGIASSHSLSTKSLQKLSSHEFQTKAEKGVSEVISRSYNIVEEGTTDKYLQSVSTSTTSTDIIQTMVKDQQELPRPPNHLTWYLEPPCSPLDRFLRKGSGLLLVTSTTVCKVRLRSFSEKIFKDQTQHLVQSKSLHIKAVLHHKEQVSAILRSTRAVLHLVETMPVWTFRTNYYLKPLSSRDPCWRILTRSVVGVLTAKIQEIPLLHAPPSL
- the LOC127920725 gene encoding uncharacterized protein LOC127920725 isoform X6 translates to MQSNSTRSRATSVMETTEEGKLNNVEHLTLMDFLQNLTEKQWRGIREGMFDPLTKQQLAGLCLRIVQFLSDKLMQIIIPGLYELLGIQDTASSPLSQRSLTASLTSLLDDKTNTKSRVRFTEAGVPKRPGSRKSYNSFRIPTPYPSSNCMEQEEEEEQESQQLKFKEIYLTKGSGSYLPKGAMRTLTSLSDVQKKTTNSETLQVLLGVSEDTLVTCVQDSLQGSLSKLACMSNSPSGSAGSMMLTPAVMAELAKDVKSALSVVVKSASASQTSLVTPVRGDSQTKVTESMVRELAAKLEKVDQESKSLTGQVMTTISDTMVAFVDENEQNLLEDLKDKITFLASHVGFIEDLDALIRKYESSYNISESGSSCTLTSKSIQKLSSREFQTSAIQAVSGVLDKKVSSLSFPSSVVQSELTGAVSGQTLSGIVKTESIHPVGSAASVVVKTFVSDMKSLAESEESPQQKSAWSAAVHIYHSIQNNLKDYFGKLQRCALKSMVTSDDNITNAEFKETVPLPCLNMKYRPSKSEPQLPESTGAVTLQRGLSESSKLLWAKTESEESKLLLTTCTKEVISELLVLYNTEMSKEDPLYTVGEKGSGFSFEREKFVEGVLAQLGDISHSRSSSPIVCEFPCQIEDSRSKATASLTSLLDCIRKLSSEEFKRNATQAVSEFLVKKSTSSLTSAQPAYSVASRSCSIQNQYTWSKDICADSAAFGIIETFVEDLQSSAQPAEVEEREPDLQENAQKLQSRIWSATTSLYNNIKKTLKDFIIHQRRSDMLSRMSSHTPTEDSGHLGTKEHICLASQDLRQASKSVPHLPSLNLEVALHRGVSESSKLLWTETDEGLLTNSTKEVISTILTSCEDQASNAPCFSTVGKKISDMSLEVNMLVGGVLSQLKDISLSRSPTPCEDMFERLQGSPERTSPVSLDCSTAASKGIASSHSLSTKSLQKLSSHEFQTKAEKGVSEVISRSYNIVEEGTTDKYLQSVSTSTTSTDIIQTMVKDQQELPRPPNHLTWYLEPPCSPLDRFLRKGSGLLLVTSTTVCKVRLRSFSEKIFKDQTQHLVQSKSLHIKAVLHHKEQVSAILRSTRAVLHLVETMPVWTFRTNYYLKPLSSRDPCWRILTRSVVGVLTAKIQEIPLLHAPPSL
- the LOC127920725 gene encoding uncharacterized protein LOC127920725 isoform X5 — translated: MQQSNSTRSRATSVMETTEEGKLNNVEHLTLMDFLQNLTEKQWRGIREGMFDPLTKQQLAGLCLRIVQFLSDKLMQIIIPGLYELLGIQDTASSPLSQRSLTASLTSLLDDKTNTKSRVRFTEAGVPKRPGSRKSYNSFRIPTPYPSSNCMEQEEEEEQESQQLKFKEIYLTKGSGSYLPKGAMRTLTSLSDVQKKTTNSETLQVLLGVSEDTLVTCVQDSLQGSLSKLACMSNSPSGSAGSMMLTPAVMAELAKDVKSALSVVVKSASASQTSLVTPVRGDSQTKVTESMVRELAAKLEKVDQESKSLTGQVMTTISDTMVAFVDENEQNLLEDLKDKITFLASHVGFIEDLDALIRKYESSYNISESGSSCTLTSKSIQKLSSREFQTSAIQAVSGVLDKKVSSLSFPSSVVQSELTGAVSGQTLSGIVKTESIHPVGSAASVVVKTFVSDMKSLAESEESPQQKSAWSAAVHIYHSIQNNLKDYFGKLQRCALKSMVTSDDNITNAEFKETVPLPCLNMKYRPSKSEPQLPESTGAVTLQRGLSESSKLLWAKTESEESKLLLTTCTKEVISELLVLYNTEMSKEDPLYTVGEKGSGFSFEREKFVEGVLAQLGDISHSRSSSPIVCEFPCQIEDSRSKATASLTSLLDCIRKLSSEEFKRNATQAVSEFLVKKSTSSLTSAQPAYSVASRSCSIQNQYTWSKDICADSAAFGIIETFVEDLQSSAQPAEVEEREPDLQENAQKLQSRIWSATTSLYNNIKKTLKDFIIHQRRSDMLSRMSSHTPTEDSGHLGTKEHICLASQDLRQASKSVPHLPSLNLEVALHRGVSESSKLLWTETDEGLLTNSTKEVISTILTSCEDQASNAPCFSTVGKKISDMSLEVNMLVGGVLSQLKDISLSRSPTPCEDMFERLQGSPERTSPVSLDCSTAASKGIASSHSLSTKSLQKLSSHEFQTKAEKGVSEVISRSYNIVEEGTTDKYLQSVSTSTTSTDIIQTMVKDQQELPRPPNHLTWYLEPPCSPLDRFLRKGSGLLLVTSTTVCKVRLRSFSEKIFKDQTQHLVQSKSLHIKAVLHHKEQVSAILRSTRAVLHLVETMPVWTFRTNYYLKPLSSRDPCWRILTRSVVGVLTAKIQEIPLLHAPPSL